The following coding sequences are from one Paenibacillus sp. FSL R5-0912 window:
- the ade gene encoding adenine deaminase, translating into MMLTTDIKDAIQRRRMIDVLLSGQLHADLVLKGGYIINVITREIYPGDVAIKGDRILLVGEADKLIGPSTVVEDMRGKFISPGFIDSHMHFESAMLTVTEFSKLSIPTGTTTLVADPHEIGNVLGVPGMKAMIEEAKTLPNRVLFTVPCLTPDVPGLETAGADIGSKDMQELLNDDHVQGIGELQGFSNVHPVYRNAPYLIDDLLASVSYAKAIGKSIEGNAPGLFGQELAAHIICGGGHISCHETTTKEEMMEKLRYGVSVFMREGSSQRNMAECIRAITEEGMDSRRAILVSDDMVPEDLLKHGHMNDIIRRTIAVGIDPVEAIQMATINPATHFGFQDIGVLAPGKKADIAVISDLTNMTIAEVYISGAKVASDGELTREIPSYIYPDSVKKSVKRKPVKLADLQLSAEGAQGTVRVRVIEVIPDQNLTGSGIYTAAVKDGVVQPSVENDLLPLLVVERHGRSGKIGKTFVRGMKLKAGAIAESVAHDTHNIIVTGTNYADMVTAVNRVIAMDGGIAMIEGGKVVGDLPLRIGGLMTDELTGKEMSARIAELHRLAREELGCTLHVPFMHLSFLSLVTSPAWKITDVGLIDADAFTVLPPLA; encoded by the coding sequence ATGATGCTGACTACCGATATCAAAGATGCGATTCAGCGGCGACGGATGATTGATGTGCTGCTATCCGGCCAGCTCCATGCCGACCTGGTGCTGAAGGGCGGCTATATTATCAACGTAATCACCCGGGAGATCTACCCCGGGGATGTAGCAATTAAAGGTGACCGGATTCTGCTTGTCGGCGAGGCTGATAAACTGATCGGTCCCTCCACAGTAGTAGAGGATATGCGCGGCAAATTCATCAGTCCGGGCTTCATCGATTCACATATGCATTTTGAAAGTGCAATGCTGACGGTTACTGAGTTCTCCAAGCTGTCGATTCCAACCGGAACAACCACGCTGGTGGCTGATCCCCATGAGATTGGCAATGTACTGGGCGTTCCCGGAATGAAGGCCATGATTGAAGAAGCGAAGACCTTGCCGAACCGCGTGCTGTTCACCGTCCCGTGCCTTACACCCGATGTGCCCGGCCTCGAGACCGCAGGCGCAGATATCGGCTCCAAGGATATGCAGGAACTGCTGAATGACGACCATGTTCAGGGAATCGGTGAACTGCAGGGGTTCAGCAATGTCCATCCTGTATACCGCAACGCTCCTTACCTGATCGATGATCTGCTCGCTTCCGTCTCCTATGCCAAGGCTATCGGCAAAAGCATTGAGGGCAACGCCCCCGGCCTGTTCGGCCAGGAGCTGGCTGCCCATATCATCTGCGGCGGAGGCCATATCTCCTGCCACGAGACAACAACCAAGGAAGAAATGATGGAGAAGCTGCGCTACGGGGTCAGTGTATTCATGCGCGAAGGCTCCTCGCAGCGCAATATGGCGGAGTGCATCCGGGCAATCACCGAGGAAGGTATGGATTCCCGGCGGGCCATTCTGGTCTCCGACGACATGGTGCCGGAGGATCTGCTGAAGCACGGCCATATGAATGATATCATCCGCCGGACGATTGCCGTCGGTATTGATCCGGTTGAGGCGATTCAGATGGCCACGATCAATCCGGCCACCCATTTCGGCTTCCAGGATATCGGCGTGCTGGCCCCAGGCAAGAAGGCCGATATCGCGGTCATCAGCGACCTGACGAACATGACCATTGCCGAAGTCTATATCAGCGGAGCCAAGGTTGCCAGTGATGGCGAGCTGACGCGAGAGATCCCCTCCTATATCTATCCAGACTCTGTCAAAAAGTCTGTGAAGCGCAAGCCGGTTAAGCTTGCTGACCTTCAGCTCTCCGCTGAAGGTGCCCAAGGAACCGTCCGGGTCCGCGTCATCGAGGTCATCCCCGACCAGAATCTGACCGGCTCCGGCATCTACACCGCTGCCGTGAAGGATGGCGTTGTGCAGCCCTCTGTCGAGAACGATCTGCTGCCCTTGCTTGTCGTAGAACGGCATGGCCGCAGCGGTAAGATCGGCAAAACCTTCGTCCGCGGCATGAAGCTGAAGGCCGGGGCCATTGCAGAGAGCGTGGCCCATGACACCCATAATATTATCGTCACCGGCACCAATTACGCCGATATGGTGACTGCGGTCAACCGGGTTATCGCGATGGACGGCGGCATCGCCATGATCGAAGGCGGCAAGGTGGTCGGCGATCTGCCGCTGCGCATTGGCGGACTGATGACCGATGAGCTGACCGGCAAAGAGATGAGCGCAAGAATTGCCGAGCTGCACCGGCTGGCCCGCGAGGAGCTGGGCTGTACACTGCATGTGCCGTTCATGCATCTCTCCTTCCTGTCGCTGGTCACCAGCCCGGCCTGGAAAATCACCGACGTTGGCCTGATCGACGCCGATGCCTTCACCGTGCTGCCGCCGCTCGCCTGA
- a CDS encoding cyclase family protein: MGIQVIDLSQEIYQGMPVFPPHQKTMIFPNMSHEESRRRLGFEFATNNLLINEHGPTHSDAIYEYDPHGPTIDEMPLEYFYGPAVCLDLSHISPDAYITRPDLEQALRKDHLHLDKGDIVLLYTGHYNRAYGTEEWLTRYTGLDYEAAGWLAKQGIINIGIDAPSIDNPLDPLFSGHLICREYRMTNTENLCNLHLIAQKRFLYFGLPLRIRRGTGSPIRAVAVFIE; encoded by the coding sequence ATGGGCATTCAAGTGATAGATCTTTCCCAGGAAATCTACCAGGGAATGCCGGTCTTTCCGCCGCATCAGAAGACGATGATCTTCCCCAATATGAGTCACGAAGAGAGCCGCCGCAGGCTCGGCTTCGAGTTTGCCACGAACAATCTGCTGATTAACGAGCACGGCCCTACCCACAGCGATGCGATTTACGAATATGATCCGCATGGGCCGACGATTGATGAGATGCCGCTGGAGTATTTTTACGGACCGGCTGTCTGCCTGGACCTCTCCCATATTTCACCGGACGCCTACATTACCCGGCCTGATCTGGAACAGGCACTGCGCAAAGACCACCTCCATCTGGATAAAGGCGATATCGTCCTGCTGTACACTGGGCATTATAACCGTGCCTACGGCACTGAAGAATGGCTGACCCGCTATACCGGCCTGGATTATGAAGCGGCGGGATGGCTGGCGAAGCAGGGGATCATTAACATCGGCATTGATGCACCCTCCATCGACAATCCGCTGGACCCGCTATTTTCCGGCCACCTGATCTGCCGTGAGTACCGGATGACCAATACCGAGAATCTCTGCAATCTGCATCTGATCGCCCAGAAGCGTTTCCTGTATTTCGGACTTCCGCTCCGGATCCGCCGAGGCACCGGCTCCCCCATCCGTGCAGTCGCGGTATTCATAGAATAA
- a CDS encoding DUF1989 domain-containing protein: MTTDKVIEEILVPAYEGRSARVRKGQTLYIIDTEGKQVGDFVCYNAEDPDEHVSPVHMRSSLSSIRLKPGDGLYSNRRRPLMQLTKDTVGKHDFFFPACDYYRYKIDFGLEEHPNCHDNLQKALHKYQLGHKELPDPINWFMNNALDENLDYVIEEPLSRPGDYVALLALTDVIVALSSCSQDLAPVNGFKVTPLMMQITEPAAAVYPPHREAPYR; this comes from the coding sequence ATGACCACCGACAAGGTAATTGAAGAAATCCTGGTACCGGCTTACGAGGGAAGAAGTGCACGCGTACGCAAAGGCCAGACGCTCTACATCATCGATACCGAGGGCAAGCAGGTGGGCGATTTCGTCTGCTATAATGCTGAGGACCCTGACGAGCATGTGTCCCCTGTGCATATGAGATCATCGCTCAGCAGTATAAGGCTCAAGCCCGGCGACGGCCTCTACAGCAACCGCCGCAGACCGCTGATGCAGCTTACGAAGGATACCGTAGGGAAGCATGATTTCTTTTTCCCGGCGTGCGACTATTACCGTTATAAGATCGACTTCGGGCTGGAGGAGCATCCGAATTGCCATGACAACCTGCAGAAGGCACTGCACAAATATCAGCTGGGTCACAAGGAGCTGCCCGATCCCATTAACTGGTTCATGAACAATGCGCTGGATGAGAATCTCGACTACGTCATCGAAGAGCCGCTCTCCCGGCCCGGCGATTACGTTGCACTCCTGGCGCTGACCGATGTGATCGTCGCCCTCTCCTCCTGCTCGCAGGATCTGGCCCCGGTCAACGGCTTCAAGGTAACCCCGCTGATGATGCAGATTACCGAACCTGCTGCAGCCGTATATCCGCCGCACCGTGAGGCTCCCTACCGCTGA
- a CDS encoding AraC family transcriptional regulator: MRLNKIGNKRALYSRLLASITLCVSLTFLVSTIIYYNYYIGVEKKQAFQSDLGNLTQTSREVVNMTDAAQSLSFQIYRNSTISKIVFYDKPDIYDVTAAMSELGNYLSSMPYIESIYVYNPKSGQLYIASSHGQNGVFTEQELVDTSILNILGHYQDYKAFTPIPRVYSNGARENDQVRAYTFLCLDAIGWDRAINSAVIVNISAPWINKEITSPINSASATYILDDQGAFLSGNSLQQQELSPEEAGWIEQRIKGQEAGYFIGSFGGVNSLISYTAPDDLSWQYVRITPYDIITEQTNNIRNTTLLIAALVLVAGIGLSWIMSRSLYLPIDRIVSEMNILETEKRDSMFMIRQNTLRDLILGLKPLQSIQQVEKLRQLGIHFTFNDDFRLILLRIDHYKEFREARSSYLLASKFAIMNIASEICGQTYRVETVDMNDDGILVLLNIIDPVEYTDTGLIEALLRQIQQACSDYLKLSLTLTYSHIDRNAGQLHQLYKQVREASNHRLFYGHGCIINAQHICALESSTYHYPTDKEKKLADALLSGKLEDAAEQFNSIIRETEAFPFQTVQLTVSRLSVTVREIANTVQKRNRLQNDGISGLPCLESIETIEELEEAFSTLFTALREQLDEKKNSKQHDLICQINNKINENYMKPNLSLNQIADELDMSPIYISRLYKQQTMNSIVDVMLEVRMREVCALLENTDLPVTTIAERCGFTSSSYLHRMFKRSFGTTPTDYRRSKNA, translated from the coding sequence ATGAGACTGAACAAGATTGGTAATAAAAGAGCACTGTACAGCAGATTATTAGCCAGCATTACGCTTTGCGTCTCCTTAACTTTTCTTGTCTCCACCATCATCTATTACAACTATTATATCGGCGTGGAAAAGAAGCAGGCTTTCCAGTCGGACCTCGGTAACCTCACGCAGACCAGCAGGGAAGTCGTTAACATGACCGATGCTGCGCAATCGCTTTCTTTTCAAATATACCGCAACAGTACGATCTCCAAAATCGTTTTCTACGATAAGCCTGATATCTATGATGTCACGGCAGCCATGTCCGAGCTGGGCAATTATTTAAGCTCCATGCCTTATATTGAGTCCATATATGTCTATAATCCCAAAAGCGGACAGCTGTATATTGCCTCTTCCCACGGGCAGAACGGTGTCTTTACTGAGCAAGAGCTGGTAGACACCTCTATTCTTAATATCCTGGGCCATTATCAGGACTACAAGGCCTTCACACCGATTCCCAGAGTGTATTCCAATGGTGCGCGGGAGAATGACCAGGTTCGTGCTTATACTTTTTTGTGTCTGGATGCCATCGGCTGGGACCGGGCCATCAACTCTGCGGTAATCGTCAACATCTCTGCCCCCTGGATCAATAAGGAGATTACCAGTCCGATTAATTCTGCCAGCGCCACTTACATTCTGGACGATCAGGGGGCTTTCCTGTCCGGCAACAGCCTGCAGCAGCAGGAGCTCTCCCCTGAGGAAGCCGGATGGATCGAACAACGGATCAAAGGACAGGAGGCGGGTTATTTCATCGGGTCCTTCGGAGGCGTGAACTCGCTGATTTCTTATACTGCACCGGATGACTTAAGCTGGCAGTATGTACGGATTACGCCCTACGACATCATTACAGAGCAGACCAACAACATCCGCAACACCACCCTGCTCATTGCAGCACTTGTTCTGGTGGCCGGCATAGGCCTCTCCTGGATCATGTCCAGAAGCCTCTATCTGCCGATTGACCGGATTGTCAGCGAGATGAACATTCTTGAAACGGAGAAACGTGACAGCATGTTCATGATCCGGCAAAATACACTGCGTGATCTCATTCTCGGCCTCAAGCCGTTGCAGTCTATTCAGCAGGTAGAGAAGCTGCGCCAGCTTGGAATTCATTTCACCTTCAATGATGATTTCCGCCTGATCCTGCTAAGGATTGATCACTACAAAGAGTTCAGGGAAGCCCGCTCTTCCTACCTGCTGGCCTCGAAGTTTGCCATTATGAATATCGCTTCGGAAATTTGTGGCCAGACGTACCGCGTCGAGACTGTTGATATGAACGATGACGGCATCCTTGTGCTGCTGAACATTATCGATCCCGTGGAGTATACGGATACCGGGCTGATTGAGGCGCTGCTCCGGCAGATCCAGCAGGCTTGCTCCGATTATCTGAAGCTAAGTCTTACGCTTACCTACAGTCATATTGACCGTAACGCTGGCCAGCTGCACCAGCTCTACAAGCAAGTCCGGGAAGCGTCGAATCACCGCCTGTTCTACGGACATGGCTGTATTATTAACGCCCAGCACATATGCGCTCTTGAGTCCAGCACTTATCACTATCCCACCGACAAGGAAAAGAAACTGGCCGACGCGCTGCTCAGCGGTAAACTGGAGGACGCCGCCGAGCAGTTCAACAGCATTATCCGGGAGACGGAAGCCTTCCCCTTCCAGACGGTGCAGTTAACAGTATCCAGACTCAGCGTGACGGTCAGGGAAATCGCGAATACTGTGCAGAAACGTAACCGTTTACAAAATGACGGAATCAGCGGACTGCCTTGCCTGGAATCCATTGAGACCATTGAGGAGCTGGAGGAAGCCTTCTCCACTCTCTTCACTGCATTGCGCGAACAGCTGGACGAGAAGAAGAACTCCAAGCAGCATGATCTGATCTGCCAGATTAATAACAAGATTAACGAGAATTACATGAAGCCGAACCTAAGCCTCAACCAGATTGCCGATGAGCTCGATATGTCGCCGATCTATATCAGCCGCCTTTACAAGCAGCAGACCATGAACAGTATCGTCGATGTCATGCTGGAGGTGCGGATGCGCGAGGTATGCGCCCTGCTGGAGAATACCGACCTGCCGGTAACTACCATTGCCGAGCGCTGCGGTTTCACCAGCAGCTCTTATCTGCACCGGATGTTCAAGCGCAGCTTCGGTACGACGCCTACGGATTACCGGCGTTCGAAGAATGCTTAG
- a CDS encoding extracellular solute-binding protein, with translation MRKKVGRKSLVTLTTGVLALSLLAGCGGGNSNGNTNSAGTDGNTTNTADATDGAAATAAADTGIDTSKKVELQFYMLGDAPKDLPAIQAEINKMAEEELNATVKFNYTSWTDWDQKYKLLLSSGQAIDLIFTADWTQYQSYAKRGAFLALDDLLPKAAPELQKFVPESMWGDVKVDGKIYTVPATFKEYVTNGFVYREDLRKKYNLPEPKDLASYEAYMDGITKNEPDMMPMSLNSDVGNNLHYIYTELNKMIGALPYGMGVKYESPTTVYSYWGSDEQKEELKTMKRWADKGFIPKNVLNIKDTMQDPVTSGKAATMFGDNPNRFNDMKMKISTTHPDWELAYSPFGLTTGYATPVHPIHNGFAIPKSSKNPERALAFYQKMVLDKRYNQLTQYGIEGKNYTVEDGYYKLVGTSTSNGFTREGMNGWAWRNPEFMLFDKGFDGVKAIFDELDKIQKPDLFLGFAEDYTSYQAEKAALEQVEKQYLFPLEAGLVDDVDKGLETFMQKAKQAGLEKIQAEWTKQWNAYTAEKGIK, from the coding sequence ATGAGAAAGAAAGTAGGCAGAAAATCTCTGGTAACGCTTACGACTGGTGTGCTCGCTCTATCGCTTCTTGCGGGATGCGGCGGGGGCAATAGCAATGGCAATACCAACAGCGCTGGAACAGACGGAAATACAACCAACACTGCGGATGCAACAGACGGTGCTGCAGCCACAGCCGCAGCAGATACCGGCATTGACACCTCGAAGAAGGTGGAGCTGCAATTCTACATGCTGGGCGACGCTCCGAAGGATCTTCCGGCAATCCAGGCCGAGATCAACAAGATGGCTGAGGAAGAGCTGAATGCAACCGTGAAGTTCAATTATACAAGCTGGACGGACTGGGATCAGAAATACAAGCTGCTGCTGTCCTCCGGCCAGGCCATTGATCTGATTTTCACTGCGGACTGGACCCAGTATCAATCCTATGCGAAGCGCGGTGCCTTCCTGGCATTGGATGACCTTCTGCCTAAGGCGGCTCCCGAGCTGCAGAAATTCGTTCCTGAAAGCATGTGGGGGGATGTTAAGGTAGACGGTAAAATCTATACGGTTCCTGCCACTTTTAAAGAATATGTAACCAACGGTTTCGTCTACCGCGAGGATCTGCGCAAGAAATATAATCTTCCGGAGCCGAAGGACTTGGCCAGCTATGAGGCCTATATGGACGGCATCACCAAAAATGAGCCGGATATGATGCCAATGTCCCTAAACAGTGATGTGGGCAATAACCTGCACTACATTTATACGGAGCTGAACAAGATGATCGGCGCTCTGCCTTACGGTATGGGCGTGAAATATGAATCTCCTACAACGGTCTACTCCTACTGGGGCTCCGATGAGCAAAAAGAAGAGCTTAAAACGATGAAGCGCTGGGCCGACAAAGGCTTCATTCCGAAGAACGTGCTAAATATTAAGGATACGATGCAGGACCCGGTTACTTCCGGTAAAGCGGCCACCATGTTCGGAGACAACCCTAACCGGTTCAATGATATGAAAATGAAGATCAGCACCACACATCCGGATTGGGAGCTGGCTTATTCTCCATTCGGCTTAACTACAGGCTACGCTACACCGGTACATCCGATTCATAATGGATTTGCCATTCCAAAGAGCAGCAAAAACCCGGAAAGAGCGCTGGCCTTCTATCAGAAGATGGTCCTGGACAAACGGTATAACCAGCTGACGCAATACGGCATTGAAGGCAAAAACTACACTGTAGAAGACGGTTACTATAAGCTGGTCGGTACCAGCACTTCCAATGGCTTCACTCGTGAGGGTATGAACGGCTGGGCGTGGAGAAATCCGGAATTCATGCTGTTCGACAAGGGCTTCGACGGGGTCAAGGCGATCTTTGACGAGCTAGACAAGATCCAGAAGCCAGACCTGTTCCTGGGCTTTGCAGAGGATTACACCTCCTATCAGGCGGAGAAAGCCGCACTTGAGCAGGTGGAGAAGCAATATCTGTTCCCGCTGGAAGCCGGGCTCGTGGATGATGTAGACAAAGGGCTGGAAACCTTCATGCAGAAGGCCAAACAGGCGGGTCTTGAAAAGATTCAGGCGGAGTGGACGAAGCAGTGGAATGCTTATACTGCTGAAAAAGGAATCAAGTAG
- a CDS encoding carbohydrate ABC transporter permease has product MQIKDDHYTRLLQGVAYTVIILGSLACLIPFLLIISASLTANESIIKDGYHLIPAQFSLEGYKTVFTFPDEVLRAYGVTLFTTVTGTTLGLFFMTMAGYVLARKDFRYRNTFSFYIYFTTLFGGGLVPWYIMITKYLHLTDSYGALIFPGLMTPFLIILMKNFIRSAVPEELFESAKIDGAGDFKIYWRIVLQLSMPGIATVGLFLALAYWNDWFSSSLFINDPHKYQLQFHLYNVINSASFIANMGAGTGVSLGSDLPTESTKMAMAIVVTGPILFLYPFIQRYFVKGLTIGAVKG; this is encoded by the coding sequence ATGCAAATCAAAGACGATCACTATACCAGGCTGCTGCAGGGAGTAGCCTACACAGTTATCATATTGGGCTCCCTAGCCTGTCTGATTCCGTTCCTGCTGATTATTTCCGCCTCCCTGACGGCCAATGAATCGATCATCAAGGATGGCTATCATTTGATACCGGCGCAGTTCTCGCTGGAAGGGTACAAGACGGTGTTTACATTTCCCGATGAGGTGCTGCGTGCGTATGGGGTGACACTGTTCACTACGGTGACAGGGACCACGCTGGGATTATTTTTTATGACAATGGCCGGTTATGTACTTGCCCGCAAGGATTTCAGATACCGCAATACCTTTTCATTCTATATTTACTTCACGACCCTGTTCGGAGGAGGGCTGGTGCCTTGGTATATTATGATCACTAAATATCTGCATCTGACCGATTCCTATGGTGCGCTGATTTTTCCGGGGCTGATGACCCCGTTCCTGATTATCCTGATGAAGAACTTTATCCGTTCCGCCGTTCCGGAGGAGCTGTTCGAATCGGCCAAGATTGACGGTGCCGGAGATTTCAAAATCTACTGGAGAATTGTGCTTCAGCTGTCGATGCCAGGCATCGCTACAGTCGGTCTGTTTCTCGCCCTGGCCTACTGGAATGACTGGTTCTCCTCTTCGCTGTTCATCAATGATCCGCATAAGTATCAGCTGCAGTTCCATTTGTACAATGTAATTAACTCGGCGTCCTTCATCGCCAACATGGGCGCAGGTACCGGTGTCAGCCTGGGCAGCGACTTGCCTACGGAATCTACCAAGATGGCCATGGCCATTGTCGTTACCGGACCGATTCTGTTCCTGTATCCGTTCATTCAGCGCTATTTCGTGAAAGGCCTGACGATCGGAGCTGTAAAAGGTTAG
- a CDS encoding ABC transporter permease, translating into MLLPTLLFFLVNSYFPMVGVYYAFTQFDFNSGLFNAPFVGLKNFEFLWKSGTLVKLTLNTIGYNLAFILLGNILAIVCAILLSELRVKWFKKLTQSIMFLPYFVSFVILSVIVYNVFNYDNGFLNTLLSQFGANPVDVYNNPVIWIFLIILFYLWKNLGYSMVIYLAAITGISDEYYEAAKIDGAHIFQRIWYITVPMLKSTFVVLLLFSLGSIMKGQFDLFYQLIGNNGVLYNTTDILDTYVFRSLKVTFDVGMATAAGLYQSLFGFFLIMTVNYIIRKINDEYALF; encoded by the coding sequence ATGCTGCTGCCGACGCTGCTGTTCTTCCTGGTCAATTCGTATTTTCCGATGGTCGGGGTGTATTATGCATTTACCCAATTTGATTTCAATTCGGGGCTGTTCAATGCTCCCTTTGTGGGCCTGAAGAACTTTGAATTTCTGTGGAAGTCCGGCACGCTGGTGAAGTTGACGCTCAATACGATCGGCTACAATCTGGCTTTCATCCTGCTTGGCAACATACTGGCCATTGTGTGTGCCATACTGCTCAGCGAGCTGCGGGTGAAATGGTTCAAGAAGCTGACCCAATCGATTATGTTCCTGCCGTATTTCGTATCCTTCGTTATTTTGAGCGTTATTGTCTATAACGTGTTCAATTATGATAACGGTTTCCTGAATACGCTGCTATCGCAATTCGGAGCCAATCCGGTAGATGTCTACAATAATCCGGTGATCTGGATCTTCCTGATTATCCTGTTCTATCTGTGGAAAAATCTCGGCTACAGCATGGTCATCTACCTGGCGGCCATCACAGGGATCAGCGATGAATATTATGAAGCAGCTAAAATTGACGGAGCGCATATTTTTCAGCGCATCTGGTATATCACGGTGCCGATGCTGAAATCCACCTTTGTCGTGCTGCTGCTGTTCTCGCTCGGAAGCATCATGAAGGGGCAGTTTGACCTCTTTTACCAGCTGATCGGCAACAACGGGGTGCTCTACAATACGACAGATATTCTGGATACGTACGTGTTCCGTTCGCTCAAGGTTACCTTTGATGTCGGGATGGCAACGGCGGCCGGTCTGTACCAATCCTTGTTCGGGTTCTTCCTAATTATGACGGTAAACTACATTATCCGTAAAATAAATGACGAATATGCCTTGTTCTAG
- a CDS encoding MATE family efflux transporter, translating into MKPMGGKSGLWMLAWPIFIEIFLQTLLGTVDTIMVSRISDDAVAVVGISNQLFGALITLFTTFAGGAGILIAQRLGSGRNEEARTIAIMGVTVSTILGVAFSVSLFLYADPVARMLHISGDLIPLSHVYLTYVGGGLFMVGMTASLGSAIRNTGNTRGPMYTGVAVNVIHILLNYILIFGMFGLPEMGLSGIAVSTMISRLIGVAVLLYMFSSAFERRIRLPDFRTFHRKLFAEIVRISWPLGLNSSSWVLSQLVIYSFLALLGAKELAARTYLNTLESFCFTLGYAIAMAGQIQIAYLFGAKQTQEAYRAAYRTLYIGLAIVSANVLLLYLFGRSLLGFFTADPEIVAIGVSLLALNLLLQPCKMLNMAIGNSLNAIGDTRYTMVVSMISMTLIGVGGSYWLGISSGWGLLGIYCCMIADEAARGGLVLLRWRKRKVLSQAESQFAGRRQGVKEKPDVACSVEL; encoded by the coding sequence ATGAAACCCATGGGTGGGAAGAGCGGACTGTGGATGCTGGCCTGGCCAATATTTATTGAAATATTTCTGCAAACGCTGCTCGGGACAGTGGACACTATCATGGTCAGCCGGATCTCTGATGATGCCGTTGCCGTGGTAGGCATTTCGAATCAGTTATTTGGCGCTTTGATAACACTGTTTACCACGTTCGCCGGAGGTGCAGGTATACTGATTGCGCAGCGGCTCGGCTCCGGCCGCAATGAAGAGGCGCGTACGATTGCGATCATGGGAGTTACCGTAAGCACTATCCTGGGGGTTGCCTTCAGTGTCAGCTTGTTTCTGTATGCCGATCCGGTTGCCCGGATGCTTCACATTTCAGGAGATTTGATTCCGCTATCTCATGTCTATCTCACTTATGTGGGCGGCGGATTGTTCATGGTTGGAATGACTGCCTCTCTAGGCTCTGCAATCCGCAATACAGGCAATACGCGCGGGCCGATGTATACGGGAGTGGCTGTGAATGTTATTCATATCCTGCTCAATTATATTCTGATCTTCGGCATGTTCGGCCTGCCGGAGATGGGGCTAAGCGGCATTGCGGTCTCCACGATGATCAGCAGGCTGATCGGTGTGGCTGTACTGCTGTATATGTTCAGCAGCGCTTTTGAGCGCAGAATCAGGCTGCCGGATTTCCGGACCTTCCACCGCAAATTATTCGCGGAGATCGTCAGGATCAGCTGGCCGCTGGGACTGAACTCCTCCTCCTGGGTATTGTCGCAGCTGGTGATTTATTCTTTTCTCGCCCTGCTGGGTGCCAAGGAGCTGGCTGCGCGTACCTATCTGAACACGCTGGAGTCCTTCTGCTTCACGCTGGGTTATGCCATCGCCATGGCCGGGCAGATTCAGATCGCCTATCTCTTCGGTGCCAAGCAGACGCAGGAGGCCTATCGTGCTGCATACCGGACACTATACATCGGGCTGGCCATCGTCAGCGCCAATGTGCTGCTATTGTATTTGTTCGGCCGGTCGCTGCTCGGGTTCTTCACTGCCGATCCGGAGATTGTCGCTATCGGCGTATCCTTGCTGGCGCTTAATCTGCTGCTGCAGCCGTGCAAAATGCTGAATATGGCCATAGGCAACTCGCTTAATGCGATTGGCGACACCCGCTATACCATGGTGGTCTCGATGATCTCCATGACGCTGATTGGCGTAGGCGGCTCCTACTGGCTCGGAATTTCGTCCGGCTGGGGGCTGCTGGGGATCTACTGCTGTATGATTGCCGATGAAGCGGCAAGAGGAGGACTGGTGCTGCTGCGCTGGCGGAAACGGAAGGTGCTGAGTCAGGCCGAATCGCAGTTTGCCGGGCGCCGGCAGGGAGTGAAGGAGAAGCCGGACGTGGCATGTTCGGTAGAGCTTTAA